The window GGTTCTGGCGGCAGTCATCGCCGGCTGTAACAGCGGCGGCCGAAGCGGAGCTGATGGAACCTGGAGCGGCCTTCCAACGGTTTCAGGGATTGAAGAGTTGGTTTCTGGTAAGATTACAAACGCCTCTGCTCAGCCGGTCAGTGGTGCCACCGTCGCTTTTTTGCAGAATGGAACACTGGTGAAAAGTACGACGACCGCTTCCGATGGAACCTATCAGGTTCTTCTGGCCCCCGGCTCATATGTCATGCGCGTCACTCAACCAGGGTATGCAGCGGTTGACCAGTCGGTTATCGTATCAATTGGAGGGACGAACGGAGCTAATCTCGTGATTTCCTCTTCCGTGGGCACGCTGAGCGGAGCCATCCGTGATGCTCGTGCCGGAGCCAGTATCGCCAGTGTGACGGTGACGGTCGTTTCTCGGACCACACCCGCGCTCCAGATCAGTCCGGTGATGACCGATGCCGCGGGCGCCTACCAATTCACCCTGGCCACAGGCACCTATCTCGTCACGGCGTCGAAAAGCGGCTATGCCAACGGAACCGCGACGGTGACGATCGTATCCAACACGTCCGTGACCCAGGATTTCACGTTGTCTCCGAATGGCGCGTATTTGACGGGCCTGGTTACCGACACGGAGGGGACTCCGCAGAAGGACGTTCTGATCAGGGTGGTTCCGTCCGGTGGCGTCGGCTCTGCGTCAGATGTCAAAACCGGGGAAGATGGCAAATACAGTCTCTATCTCGGATCCGGAACCTATTCGATGACGCTGACTAAAAGCGGTTTCGGGCGCCAGACAGCCACGGTCACCATCCAGTCGAACGTCGACCAGGTAAAGGACTTCTCACTCGGCCCAAAGACGACGATGCAAGGGGTCGTCAAATTAACCACGACATCGGAAGTGCTTCCCAATATCCTGGTTGAGGCCTATCTGAGCGGTTCGCTCGTGGGATCCGTCAACACGACCGCACAGGGGGAGTTCGTCTTCGAGAATCTTTCGCCGGGGACCTACAACATCGGTTTGGCGCGGGATGCGGCGGCGTATTCCCCGGCGACCTATGTCGTGCTGATTCTGAACGACGGCACGCTCGTTCCCGAAAAACCTGAGCTGTTCGTCTCTCCGAAGGTGCTGACCGCAGATGACGTCGTCCACCCGCTCGCTGCCGGCACCGTTCATGATGCGTTCACGAAGGCGCCGCTCCAGTATGTGACATGTACCCTGAAGGGCGTGGGCGGCACCATCACCGACGACCAGGGCCGCTTCTCCTTCGCCAATCTCGTGCCCGGCGACTACGAGTTGACTTTCTCAAAGCCGGGGTGGCAGGACCTGACGATCAACTTCATCGTGAAAGAGAACAATGGCGTGACGACCATGTTCCCGGCGACGCTCGCCTACCAGATGATCCAGAACCAGGAAACCGACGTCGGGGCCATCACCGGCCGGTACGTCAACGAAACGACCGGCGTGGGTGTCGACGGCCTGATCGTCAGGGTCTACCCCATGAAACTCGAAACCCGCACGATCATTGTGCTGGTGGCCGGCGAACAGTCGGAAAAGGAAGTCTCCTACTGGGAGGTCGCCGGTTCGCCGATTCTCTCGACTCGAACGGGTCAGGATCTCGCCGGCAACGAGGACCTCGCCGGAACCTTCCGCCTCGAGCACCTCCAGCCGACGTCCGATACGGAAAAGTATTTGGTATATATCGGTAACGGCAACTCGACGATCCTGCGTGCGCAGTACAACGATCCCGCCGATGTCAGCGCGCCGCCCCAGGTGTGGATGGTCGAAGACACGGGCAATGTCAACCGCCTCCACTCCTGGTCGCTGGTCGATGTGGCGGCCAAGACCACCACCTACCTCGAGAATTACAACCCTCCCAACTACTAAAGACACAGGGAAGGGGAGTTAGGAAAGCGACAGGCCCGGGGAACCCGCCCCGGGCCTTGTCCGTTCCAGGCCGATCACTTCCCCGGGGTTGCGGATAAAAAAGAT is drawn from Candidatus Ozemobacteraceae bacterium and contains these coding sequences:
- a CDS encoding carboxypeptidase regulatory-like domain-containing protein, with amino-acid sequence MNKRYRTINTPGFARRLAGSLLAVLVLAAVIAGCNSGGRSGADGTWSGLPTVSGIEELVSGKITNASAQPVSGATVAFLQNGTLVKSTTTASDGTYQVLLAPGSYVMRVTQPGYAAVDQSVIVSIGGTNGANLVISSSVGTLSGAIRDARAGASIASVTVTVVSRTTPALQISPVMTDAAGAYQFTLATGTYLVTASKSGYANGTATVTIVSNTSVTQDFTLSPNGAYLTGLVTDTEGTPQKDVLIRVVPSGGVGSASDVKTGEDGKYSLYLGSGTYSMTLTKSGFGRQTATVTIQSNVDQVKDFSLGPKTTMQGVVKLTTTSEVLPNILVEAYLSGSLVGSVNTTAQGEFVFENLSPGTYNIGLARDAAAYSPATYVVLILNDGTLVPEKPELFVSPKVLTADDVVHPLAAGTVHDAFTKAPLQYVTCTLKGVGGTITDDQGRFSFANLVPGDYELTFSKPGWQDLTINFIVKENNGVTTMFPATLAYQMIQNQETDVGAITGRYVNETTGVGVDGLIVRVYPMKLETRTIIVLVAGEQSEKEVSYWEVAGSPILSTRTGQDLAGNEDLAGTFRLEHLQPTSDTEKYLVYIGNGNSTILRAQYNDPADVSAPPQVWMVEDTGNVNRLHSWSLVDVAAKTTTYLENYNPPNY